In Gossypium hirsutum isolate 1008001.06 chromosome D06, Gossypium_hirsutum_v2.1, whole genome shotgun sequence, one genomic interval encodes:
- the LOC107900589 gene encoding LOW QUALITY PROTEIN: L-ascorbate oxidase homolog (The sequence of the model RefSeq protein was modified relative to this genomic sequence to represent the inferred CDS: inserted 1 base in 1 codon), translating to MGDSKLILCCFIACILFLGVNGENPYRYITWKVTYGDIYPLGVKQQGILINGQFPGPHIDAVTNDNLIISVYNYLNEPFLISWNGVQQRRNSWQDGVSGTNCPIRPGKNFTYVLQVKDQIGSFYYFPSLLFHKAAGGYGAIRIWSRPKIPVPFPSPAGDFTVLAGDWYKTNHYVLRRLLDSGHNLPFPDGLLINGRGWNGYTFTVDPGRTYRFRVSNVGLTTSINFRIQGHNLKLIEVEGSHTLQNTYTSFDIHLGQSCSFLVTADQIPQDYYVVASTRFTRRVLTTTAVLHYSNSKRGVSGPVPGAPTIQIAPSVMQARSIRWNLTASGPRPNPXGSYHYGLITPSRTIMLSNSAPYINGKQRYAVNGVSYVPADTPLKIADYFKIPGVFNLGSIPTWPPSGNNAYFQTSVMAANFREYVEIVFQNWEDTVQSWHIDGYSFFVVGMNGGQWTPASRSSYNLRDTVARCTTQVYPRSWTAIYMALDNVGMWNIRSENWARQYLGQQCYLRVYSPANSWRDELPIPKNALLCGRARGRHTRPF from the exons ATGGGAGACAGCAAGCTTATCCTTTGTTGCTTCATTGCTTGCATTTTGTTCCTCGGCGTTAATGGAGAAAACCCTTATCGTTATATCACTTGGAAAGTCACCTACGGTGATATTTACCCTCTTGGAGTTAAGCAACAG GGGATCTTAATAAATGGGCAGTTTCCAGGGCCTCATATCGATGCAGTTACTAATGACAACTTGATTATCAGTGTTTATAACTACTTAAATGAACCATTCCTTATCTCTTG GAACGGTGTGCAGCAAAGGAGGAACTCATGGCAGGATGGAGTTTCTGGCACAAACTGTCCAATTCGACCAGGGAAAAACTTCACTTACGTTCTCCAAGTGAAAGATCAGATTGGTAGCTTTTACTACTTCCCATCACTTTTATTCCATAAGGCTGCCGGCGGGTACGGTGCTATCAGAATCTGGAGCCGCCCCAAGATCCCTGTACCTTTCCCTAGTCCTGCTGGGGATTTCACTGTACTGGCTGGGGACTGGTATAAGACAAATCACTAT GTATTGAGACGTCTCTTGGACAGTGGTCATAACCTTCCCTTCCCCGATGGACTTCTCATCAATGGTCGAGGGTGGAATGGATACACATTCACTGTTGATCCAG GTAGGACATACCGGTTTAGGGTATCGAATGTTGGGCTCACAACTTCAATTAACTTCAGGATCCAGGGGCACAACCTGAAACTGATAGAAGTTGAAGGATCACATACGCTTCAGAACACCTACACTTCTTTCGATATCCATCTTGGGCAGTCATGTTCTTTCTTGGTAACTGCTGATCAGATTCCACAGGATTACTATGTTGTTGCCTCTACACGCTTCACTCGTCGTGTGCTCACAACAACTGCCGTTCTTCACTACAGCAATTCGAAAAGGGGAGTTTCTGGTCCAGTGCCTGGGGCTCCCACTATACAAATTGCTCCATCAGTCATGCAGGCCAGATCGATACG TTGGAACCTAACAGCTAGTGGACCTAGACCTAATC AAGGCTCTTACCATTATGGATTGATCACTCCAAGCCGCACTATCATGCTCTCAAACTCTGCACCTTATATTAATGGAAAGCAGAGGTATGCTGTCAATGGTGTCTCATATGTTCCAGCGGATACTCCATTAAAAATTGCAGATTACTTCAAGATTCCCGGAGTCTTCAATCTTGGAAGCATTCCTACTTGGCCCCCTTCAGGAAATAATGCCTACTTTCAGACCTCTGTCATGGCAGCCAACTTCCGAGAATATGTTGAGATTGTATTTCAAAATTGGGAGGACACTGTGCAGTCATGGCATATTGATGGCTATTCCTTCTTTGTTGTAGG GATGAATGGAGGTCAATGGACACCTGCTAGTCGATCAAGCTACAATTTGAGAGACACGGTAGCCCGCTGCACCACTCAG GTGTATCCCAGGTCATGGACTGCAATCTACATGGCTTTAGACAACGTGGGAATGTGGAATATACGGTCCGAGAACTGGGCCAGGCAATATTTAGGCCAGCAGTGTTATCTCAGGGTTTACTCCCCTGCAAATTCATGGAGAGATGAATTACCAATCCCGAAGAACGCCCTTCTCTGTGGCCGGGCTAGAGGTCGCCATACAAGGCCTTTCTGA